Within the candidate division KSB1 bacterium genome, the region GAAACAACACAGGGTGCAGTCGATCTGTGCACACGCCGGGGATGGTGGCAAAATGACAATGTCACCCCGCCTGCGTCGCTGCGCCTGTACCGCCCGCGGGACGTCCCGATGCTGTGGCGTTCCGCAGGCAGCTTTGCGCAAGTGTGGTCAGCTCTTCTGAGAGTTCGAGCTCAAAATCATTCGCCCAAGTCCATGCCAACCTCCCAAGTCCAGGCTGAGATCGCCAGGCTGCGCGAGCAGCTCAATTATCATGCCTATCGCTACTACGTGCTCGATGATCCCGAGATCACGGATGCCGAGTATGACCGCCTGTTTCGCCGCTTGCAGGAGCTCGAGGCGGAGCATCCGGAGCTGGTGACGCCGGATTCACCCACGCAGCGTGTCGGCGCCGCGCCGCTGGAGACGTTCGAGACCGTGACCCACACCCTTCCCATGGTCTCGCTCGACAATGCGTTTGACGACGGCGAGGTGCGTGATTTCGACCAACGTCTGCGCAAACTGCTCGAGCTCGAGGTGATCGAATACACCGTCGAGCCGAAGCTGGATGGCACGGCGGTGGAGCTGGTTTATGAAAACGGCCTGCTCACGGTCGGCTCGACGCGCGGTGACGGCTACACGGGTGAAAACATCACGCAAAATCTCAAAACCATCAAATCGATTCCGCTGCGGCTGCGCTCTGACACGCTCGCCATTCCCGAGCGCTTGGAGGTGCGCGGGGAAGTCTTCTATCCGATCGCAGCTTTCAAGAAGCTCAACGAGCGGCGGATGCAGGCCGGGGAGCCGCCGTTCATCAATCCGCGCAACGCAGCCTCCGGGTCGCTGCGCCAGCTCGATCCCAAAATCACGGCCGAGCGGCCGCTCGACGTGTATGCCTATGGCCTGGGGCAGGTGATCGGCCATGAGTTTGCCACGCAGTGGGAGGCGTTGCAGGCATTCAAGCAATGGGGCTTCAAAGTCAATCCGCTCTCCAAAGTTTGTCACGGGGTGGAGGAGGTGTTGCAGCATTACCGTCACATCGGCGGGTTGCGCCACAGCCTGCCATACGAAATCGACGGTGTGGTGGTGAAGGTTAATGCTTTCGCGCTGCAGCGCCGCGCCGGTATGCGCACGCGCAGCCCGCGCTGGGCGATTGCCTACAAATTCGAAGCGCAACAGGCGAGCACGCAGATTCTGGACATTCAGGCGCAGGTGGGCCGCACCGGCACGATCACACCGGTGGCGATCATGCGGCCGGTGCAGGTGGGGGGGGTGACGGTGAGCCGGGCCACTCTGCACAACGAGGATGAAATCGAGCGTCTGGGGGTGAGGATCGGCGACTGGGTGGTGGTGCAGCGCGCCGGCGACGTGATCCCGGAGGTGGTGAAGGTGATCGAGTCGAAGCGCACCGGCGGGGAGAGGAAGTTCAAGTTTCCCAAAAAATGTCCGGTGTGCGGCGGCCAGGTGGTGCGCCTGGAGGGCGAGGCGGCGCATCGCTGCGAGAACATCAATTGTCCCGCGCAGTTGAAGGAGGGGATCCGCCATTTCGCCTCCAAGCTGGCGATGAACATCGACGGTCTCGGGGAGAAATTGATCGACCAACTGGTGGATAAAGGGCTTGTGAAAAGCTGCGCAGATTTGTACTTTCTCCAGCCACAGCAGCTCGCCGCGCTGGAGCGCATGGCGGAAAAATCGGCGCAGAACATCATGGCCGCGATCGACAGAAGCCGGGAGGTGACGCTCGACCGTTTTATTTATGCGCTGGGCATCCGTCACGTCGGCGAGCATATGGCGCGCGTGCTGGCGCGGGAGTTCGGTTCTTTGGAAGCCCTGATGGCGGCGGCTGCCGGGCGGCTGCAGCAGATTCACGAGGTGGGGCCGCAAGTGGCGGAAAGTGTGACGCGCTTTTTCAAAGAGAAGCGCAATCGCGAGACCATCAAGCGTCTGCTGCAGGGCGGGGTGAAGATTCGTGCCGCCACGCCGGCGCGCCAGGCCGAACCCGCATTTGCCGGCAAGACCTTTGTGTTCACCGGCGCCCTGGAAAAATTCACCCGCGCAGAGGCGGAGCGCATGGTGGAAGAGCGCGGCGGCCACGCTGCCGGCGCGGTGAGCAAAAAAACGAACTACGTGGTTGCCGGCCCCGGCGCCGGCTCCAAACTCGACAAGGCCCGCGAGCTGGGGGTGCCGGTCATCTCGGAGGAGGAATTTCTGAAGATGTTGCAGTGAGCGGTGCCGCGGGCAGGCGCGGCAGTGTGTGGCGGCGAGAGCACCCCGGAGTATCAATCCCCAACTTATGCAGATGGAAAGGAGACCCCATGTCTGACAATCGTGGCTTTTTGAAGGGCCTGCTGGCAGGCGGCCTGATCGGTGCGGCACTGGCATTGCTTTATGCGCCCAAGAGCGGCCGGGAGACCCGAGAGGATTTAAAACGCAAATCCCGTGAGTTGTATGATGAGGCCGATGCCTATTTGAGTGAGATGAAGGAACGCGCCGCCCGGATCATCGATGAGGGCAAAGAACAGGCGGAGTTGTTGCGTCAGCAGGCGGATGCCAAATTGCGCGAAGCCCGCGCCAAGGCCGATCAATTGATCGCGCTGGGCAAGCAAAAGCTCGGCACGTTCTCCGGTGAAGCCGAAAGCCGCCTGGCGGATGCCAAGGCGCAGGCGCAAAACATCATCGATGAGGGCAAGAAGCGTTTTGGCCGCAAAGACAAAGCCGGCAGCGAAGGCGCCCCCGGCGAGGAATCTCTGAGTTGAGCGCCCAGGTTGTGCACCCGGCAAAGGCGAGGCTGGCATGGAGGTGATCCTGACGGTGAGCGTGGCCATCATTGCGGTTGGCACGATCGGCCTGACGGTGGCAGGCGTGGCGGTTCTGCTGCGCGTGCGGCGGCTGGTGCAGGAGTTGGAAAGGCTCGCCGAAACCACGCGGCTGCACCTGCCCGCGTTGATGCACGATGTCACGCAAATCAGCGCCGATGTGCGTAGCATTGTCCGAAATGTCGAACGCGAGATGCCACGGCTGCATGACGCCGTCAGCGCGATTCGCGAGACGGCGCGCGACATTCACGATTTCGAGCGCCTGCTGCGTCAGCGTATCGAGCGGCCCTTGCTCGAAGTCTCCGGTTTGCTCGGCAGCCTGTTGGGCGGCATCTACAAAATAAGCAGCAAGCTGCTCCGGCGTTCCAGGAGTTGACTTTATCAGCAAGGACAGGACGATGCAAACCTCGGAGTTGGACCGCCGGGTGCCGATCGTAGGTGAGATCGCGATCGCAGCCGGCGCCGCCGCGCTGCAGTATTATTATGATGACCAGGTGGCCATCGCATGGAAGTCCGCCGGCAATCCCGTGACCGCGGCGGATCATGCCGCCAATGAGACCATCCTCACCCGGCTTCATCAGCACTTTGCCGGCGAAGCCGTGCTCTCGGAAGAGTCGCAGGATGACATGAGCCGGCTCGGCCGCGATTTGTTTTGGGTGGTGGACCCGCTCGACGGCACCAAGGAGTTTATTGCGCGCAACGGTGAGTTTTCCATCATGATCGGCATGGTGCTGGCGGGCCGGCCGGCGCTGGGAGTCGTCTATCAGCCCGCCACCCGCAAGCTCTATTTCGGCGCGCCGGGCTTGGGCGCCTGGCTCAGCACTTCGGACGGCATGCAAACGCTGCGTGTTTCCGATCGCACCGAACCCGCGCAGTGGCGCATGGTGGCGAGCCGCTCGCATTTCGATCCGCGCATCGACCGGGTGCGTCAGCGGCTGGGCATCCACGAGATTCGCCGCTCCGGCAGCGTGGGCTTGAAATGTGGTTTGATCGCCGCGGGTGAGTGTGAAGTCTACATTCATCCGAGTTCGAAGGTCAACATGTGGGACAGTTGCGCCCCGGCGGCCATTCTCCTTGCGGCCGGTGGTATGATGACCGACCTGCGCGGCGAACCGTTGAGCTACGCTGCGGTGGAGGTGCGCCATCGTCAGGGTCTGGTGGCGACGCATGGCCGGCAGCACGAGCAGGTGATTGCAGCAATTCTAAGCGAGAATGTCACCAGCGATTGAACCTGTATTGCCGCAGCATGTGCTGGCGGCGGTCAGGGATTTGTTCCTGCGCAGCAAGATTCAGGCAGTGGCGCGGGCAGCGGCCGTCGAGGTGGAAATCCACGGAGATTTCAGCACGCTGCTGGCCCGCCTGCCGGAGCAGTCTGCCGTGCTGCTCGTCAATCTTGAAGAGTTGCCCGCCACTGCTTTGCCGGCGCTGTCGGCCAGCCGCGCGGCCGGCCACCGCGTCATTGGCTTTCTGAGCCATGTGGAAGTCGACCTGGCCCGGGCTGCCCGGGCAGCCGGCTGTCTGGTGATGGCACGGTCACAATTTTTCGCGCGCCTGCCGGAAATTCTCACGGGTCGTTTTCCCGCCGGCGCCCCTGTTGTGCCCTGAAACGCGCGTCCAGGCAGCGTGTCTGTTGTCTTCCCGCCCTCTTCTTCTTGCAATCACACTGTCAGGGAAAGACGTTGCTTGTTCCGCTTCCGATTGAGATGCTCATTCGAACGCCGGCCCTCCGACTGCGGCGGCGCCTTTGCACACTGGCGTGCCGCTGCGGGTTGGTGGTGGGTCGTGGTGCTCCTGTGGTTGGGCTCGGACGGCGCCGCCCGGGCGCAGGACGACTACCGCATCACCGCCTTCACGCTGGAAGGTGTACACCAGGTTTCCCAAGGGGAGTTGCGCGAAGCGCTGGCGACCAGGGGCCCCTCCTGGATCAGCCGGTGGTTGCCCGGCCGTGATGCCCCGCGCTTCAACAGTTACGAATTTCAGCTCGATCTCCTGCGCATCCCCAAATTCTACCGCCTGCATGGTTTCTACCGCGCGCAGGTCGTGGAACATCAACTCGAAAGGGATGACCAGGCGCAGGAGGTTCGCATTCGCCTTCGCATCGCGGAGAACGAGCCGCTGCATTTGACCCGCGTCACCCTGGTGCCGAAAGACTCCAGCAATCTCACCCATCTCTGGCCGGGGCTGCTGTCACAGGTGGGCTTGCAGCCCGGTGATCACATCAACGAGGCAAAGATCAGGGTGGCTCGCC harbors:
- a CDS encoding 3'(2'),5'-bisphosphate nucleotidase CysQ codes for the protein MQTSELDRRVPIVGEIAIAAGAAALQYYYDDQVAIAWKSAGNPVTAADHAANETILTRLHQHFAGEAVLSEESQDDMSRLGRDLFWVVDPLDGTKEFIARNGEFSIMIGMVLAGRPALGVVYQPATRKLYFGAPGLGAWLSTSDGMQTLRVSDRTEPAQWRMVASRSHFDPRIDRVRQRLGIHEIRRSGSVGLKCGLIAAGECEVYIHPSSKVNMWDSCAPAAILLAAGGMMTDLRGEPLSYAAVEVRHRQGLVATHGRQHEQVIAAILSENVTSD
- the ligA gene encoding NAD-dependent DNA ligase LigA, whose product is MPTSQVQAEIARLREQLNYHAYRYYVLDDPEITDAEYDRLFRRLQELEAEHPELVTPDSPTQRVGAAPLETFETVTHTLPMVSLDNAFDDGEVRDFDQRLRKLLELEVIEYTVEPKLDGTAVELVYENGLLTVGSTRGDGYTGENITQNLKTIKSIPLRLRSDTLAIPERLEVRGEVFYPIAAFKKLNERRMQAGEPPFINPRNAASGSLRQLDPKITAERPLDVYAYGLGQVIGHEFATQWEALQAFKQWGFKVNPLSKVCHGVEEVLQHYRHIGGLRHSLPYEIDGVVVKVNAFALQRRAGMRTRSPRWAIAYKFEAQQASTQILDIQAQVGRTGTITPVAIMRPVQVGGVTVSRATLHNEDEIERLGVRIGDWVVVQRAGDVIPEVVKVIESKRTGGERKFKFPKKCPVCGGQVVRLEGEAAHRCENINCPAQLKEGIRHFASKLAMNIDGLGEKLIDQLVDKGLVKSCADLYFLQPQQLAALERMAEKSAQNIMAAIDRSREVTLDRFIYALGIRHVGEHMARVLAREFGSLEALMAAAAGRLQQIHEVGPQVAESVTRFFKEKRNRETIKRLLQGGVKIRAATPARQAEPAFAGKTFVFTGALEKFTRAEAERMVEERGGHAAGAVSKKTNYVVAGPGAGSKLDKARELGVPVISEEEFLKMLQ
- a CDS encoding YtxH domain-containing protein, yielding MSDNRGFLKGLLAGGLIGAALALLYAPKSGRETREDLKRKSRELYDEADAYLSEMKERAARIIDEGKEQAELLRQQADAKLREARAKADQLIALGKQKLGTFSGEAESRLADAKAQAQNIIDEGKKRFGRKDKAGSEGAPGEESLS
- a CDS encoding DUF948 domain-containing protein, with product MEVILTVSVAIIAVGTIGLTVAGVAVLLRVRRLVQELERLAETTRLHLPALMHDVTQISADVRSIVRNVEREMPRLHDAVSAIRETARDIHDFERLLRQRIERPLLEVSGLLGSLLGGIYKISSKLLRRSRS